The Ruania alba genome window below encodes:
- a CDS encoding carbohydrate ABC transporter permease: protein MTKASDRSVRREKKPSAAPATVLLWVLVAIYAFPLLWFILSSFKPGSELFSLPLSILPENWTVSGYVDAWSRFNFARYFMNTGIVAVVTTALTVLVSSMTGYALAKYKAWWLNVFFMCILATTMLPTEVIMPSTFVVIRDLGLYDSLPGIIIPSIVTATGVFMFRQYFKTVPDELLEAARIDGVGEIRTFFSIMLPLAKPMAVTLAIFSFQWRWNDYIWPLLVLNDPNQYTLQIALRSIVGADNIDWSVLLSASVISLLPMIILFLIFQRQIMSADMNSGLKD, encoded by the coding sequence GTGACGAAAGCGTCCGACCGTTCGGTGCGCCGGGAGAAGAAGCCCTCGGCCGCCCCGGCGACCGTGCTGCTGTGGGTGCTGGTGGCGATCTACGCCTTCCCGCTGCTGTGGTTCATCCTCAGCTCGTTCAAACCCGGTAGCGAGCTGTTCAGCCTGCCGCTGTCGATCCTCCCGGAGAACTGGACGGTCTCCGGATACGTGGACGCCTGGAGCCGGTTCAACTTCGCCCGGTACTTCATGAACACCGGCATCGTGGCGGTGGTCACCACCGCGCTGACCGTGCTCGTCTCCTCGATGACCGGATACGCGCTCGCCAAGTACAAGGCGTGGTGGCTGAACGTTTTCTTCATGTGCATCCTGGCCACCACGATGCTGCCGACCGAGGTCATCATGCCCTCGACCTTCGTGGTGATCCGCGACCTCGGCCTCTACGACTCCCTGCCAGGCATCATCATCCCCTCGATCGTCACCGCGACCGGTGTGTTCATGTTCCGGCAGTACTTCAAGACGGTGCCGGACGAGCTGCTCGAGGCTGCCCGGATCGACGGGGTGGGGGAGATCCGGACGTTCTTCTCGATCATGCTCCCGCTGGCGAAGCCGATGGCGGTGACCCTGGCGATCTTCTCGTTCCAGTGGCGCTGGAACGACTACATCTGGCCCCTGCTGGTGCTGAACGATCCGAACCAGTACACGCTGCAGATCGCGCTGCGCTCCATCGTGGGTGCGGACAACATCGACTGGTCGGTGCTGCTCTCGGCCTCGGTGATCTCGTTGCTGCCGATGATCATCCTGTTCCTGATATTCCAGCGTCAGATCATGAGCGCAGATATGAACTCCGGCTTGAAGGACTGA
- a CDS encoding ABC transporter substrate-binding protein — protein MNPILGRRQVLAGGLASGAAVVGLSACGSDGGGSGSGSDVGTLQFYLSGDANQGGGYQHMATKYEEETGVRIEIVDVANEDLQTRLRNAALADDLPALARPGGFDPQWMNACRDLTEIAESTGAMTDLSVIDESGRVLSLPSDVTAVGLFLNKSLFDEAGESYPQSPEEIWTWDEFVATVKRVQEAAGVSYGMVMDRTSHRLKAFLYEFGSDAFLADDNNEYQTNENTKPALEYFYGLNDDSFMPRSVWLSDGDPNALFKSGDVVSYLSGSWQIADFAENITDFEWVSVYLPKQPVRATNFGNAANIVVFEGDQADAAYDFINWLYQPENYTELSETSGFLPAVEGLTIAYENHQEFFDLYNAEIEACDPIAGEVKAQELVLQSEGLQLEGDPLRDEVVKYLNDEQDVDTAIQSIKDQLTQALTSIR, from the coding sequence ATGAATCCCATTCTCGGTCGCCGTCAGGTGCTCGCCGGCGGACTCGCCTCAGGTGCCGCCGTGGTCGGTCTCTCCGCATGCGGCTCCGATGGTGGTGGCAGCGGCAGTGGCTCGGACGTGGGCACGCTGCAGTTCTACCTCTCCGGTGACGCCAACCAGGGTGGCGGCTACCAGCACATGGCCACCAAGTACGAAGAGGAGACCGGCGTCCGCATCGAGATCGTGGACGTGGCCAACGAGGACCTGCAGACGCGCCTGCGCAACGCCGCTCTTGCGGACGACCTGCCCGCGCTCGCCCGGCCGGGCGGCTTCGACCCGCAGTGGATGAACGCCTGCCGCGACCTCACCGAGATCGCCGAGTCGACCGGCGCGATGACCGACCTGTCCGTCATCGACGAGTCCGGCCGGGTCCTGTCGTTGCCGAGCGACGTCACGGCCGTGGGCCTGTTCCTGAACAAGTCGCTCTTCGATGAGGCGGGCGAGAGCTACCCGCAGTCGCCGGAGGAGATCTGGACCTGGGACGAGTTCGTCGCCACCGTCAAGCGCGTGCAGGAAGCCGCCGGCGTCAGCTACGGCATGGTGATGGACCGGACCTCCCACCGGCTGAAGGCGTTCCTGTACGAGTTCGGCTCGGACGCCTTCCTGGCGGATGACAACAACGAGTACCAGACCAACGAGAACACCAAGCCGGCGCTGGAGTACTTCTACGGGCTGAACGACGACTCGTTCATGCCGCGCTCGGTCTGGCTCTCCGATGGTGACCCGAACGCCCTGTTCAAGAGCGGTGACGTAGTCTCCTATCTCTCCGGCTCCTGGCAGATCGCCGACTTCGCGGAGAACATCACCGACTTCGAGTGGGTCTCGGTCTACCTGCCCAAGCAGCCGGTGCGTGCCACCAACTTCGGCAACGCCGCCAACATCGTGGTCTTCGAGGGCGACCAGGCCGACGCCGCCTACGACTTCATCAACTGGCTGTACCAGCCGGAGAACTACACCGAGCTCAGCGAGACCTCCGGCTTCCTCCCGGCCGTGGAGGGGCTGACGATCGCCTACGAGAACCACCAGGAGTTCTTCGACCTCTACAACGCCGAGATCGAGGCGTGCGACCCGATCGCGGGTGAGGTCAAGGCGCAGGAGCTCGTGCTCCAGTCCGAGGGGCTCCAGCTCGAGGGCGACCCGTTGCGCGACGAGGTCGTCAAGTACCTCAACGACGAGCAGGACGTGGACACCGCGATCCAGAGCATCAAGGACCAGCTCACGCAGGCGCTGACCTCGATCCGCTGA
- a CDS encoding alpha/beta fold hydrolase yields the protein MREADMLTVNAYGPTVTEPLVLLHGFPFDSRMWADVLAAMPRVGVLTMDAPGFGRSAPIDGGLEDYADAVAETLTARGVQRAVVAGLSMGGYVALALAERHPDRLAGIGLLDTKAQADPEPARQNRLRVADAALGPEGAAAVAPMIDVLTAPGAPAQVRATVTRWLEEAPPSGIAWGQRAMAARPDRLNVLDGLDIPGLVLRGSDDATASVADHEAMSRALGTDVVQVAGAGHMSAVEAPGAVAEALSDLVARVRHTG from the coding sequence GTGAGAGAGGCTGACATGCTGACCGTGAACGCCTACGGACCGACAGTGACCGAACCTCTGGTGCTGCTGCACGGGTTCCCGTTCGACTCCCGGATGTGGGCCGATGTGCTGGCCGCGATGCCCAGGGTGGGGGTGCTCACGATGGACGCACCCGGGTTCGGGAGGTCTGCGCCGATCGACGGTGGACTGGAGGACTATGCCGATGCTGTGGCCGAGACGCTGACCGCACGTGGTGTGCAGCGCGCCGTCGTGGCCGGGCTGTCGATGGGGGGATATGTGGCCCTGGCGCTCGCCGAGCGGCACCCCGACCGGCTGGCGGGTATCGGTCTGCTGGACACCAAGGCGCAGGCCGACCCGGAGCCGGCCCGGCAGAATCGGCTCCGGGTCGCCGACGCGGCGCTTGGACCGGAGGGTGCGGCGGCGGTGGCGCCGATGATCGACGTGCTGACCGCCCCGGGTGCACCAGCGCAGGTGCGCGCCACGGTGACCAGATGGCTGGAGGAGGCACCGCCGTCGGGAATCGCCTGGGGGCAGCGCGCCATGGCCGCGCGCCCCGATCGGCTCAATGTGCTCGACGGGCTCGACATCCCTGGGCTGGTGCTGCGGGGGAGCGACGATGCCACGGCCAGCGTGGCCGACCATGAGGCGATGTCACGTGCGCTCGGAACGGACGTGGTGCAGGTGGCCGGTGCGGGTCACATGAGCGCGGTGGAGGCGCCAGGTGCCGTGGCCGAGGCATTGTCAGACCTCGTGGCACGGGTGCGCCACACCGGCTGA
- a CDS encoding LacI family DNA-binding transcriptional regulator, translating to MATIDDVAKRAGVATSTVSYVLSGKRRISAATRAKVQAAVAELGYHPHAGARALASARTNVLALMVPLPLTPGTKALRPDIDVNVLMQFVAGIAPRARALGYDVLLVTDDDPSATERVWAGSTADAIIAMSVQAEDPRIEALSRARTPAILIGLPDDPHGLSCVDFDFESAGRLAIRHLAAHGHRRIAMVGPPSVTFERRMSFAERMVRGLSEQSAAAGAQFSIAPTAARRDAVATALAPVLDGPDRATALVVHHEAALPSVLDVLRERQLRLPQDISVIAVCPPSIAEQQAAPLSSIDVPAQSIGATAVEMAVAALRGEGAPETRLVRAELTDRASTSAPLA from the coding sequence ATGGCCACGATCGATGACGTCGCCAAGCGCGCCGGCGTCGCCACCTCCACGGTCTCCTACGTCCTCTCCGGCAAGCGCCGCATCTCGGCCGCGACGCGAGCCAAGGTGCAGGCCGCCGTCGCCGAGCTCGGCTATCACCCGCACGCCGGCGCCCGTGCGCTTGCCTCGGCCCGCACGAACGTGCTCGCACTGATGGTGCCACTCCCCCTCACCCCTGGCACGAAGGCGCTGCGGCCGGACATCGACGTCAACGTGCTCATGCAGTTCGTCGCCGGGATCGCACCACGGGCGCGCGCCCTGGGCTATGACGTGCTGCTGGTCACCGACGACGACCCCTCGGCGACCGAGCGCGTCTGGGCAGGTTCGACAGCGGACGCGATCATCGCGATGAGCGTCCAGGCGGAGGATCCCCGGATCGAGGCGCTCTCCCGAGCGCGGACCCCGGCGATCCTGATCGGCCTGCCGGACGATCCGCACGGCCTGAGTTGCGTCGACTTCGACTTCGAGAGTGCCGGACGGCTGGCGATCCGGCACCTGGCCGCGCACGGGCATCGCCGGATCGCCATGGTGGGCCCACCATCGGTGACGTTCGAGCGCCGGATGTCCTTCGCCGAACGCATGGTGCGCGGACTGAGCGAACAGTCGGCCGCCGCCGGCGCGCAGTTCAGCATCGCCCCCACGGCCGCCCGCCGTGACGCCGTGGCGACGGCACTCGCCCCCGTACTGGACGGGCCGGATCGCGCCACGGCACTGGTGGTGCACCACGAAGCGGCGCTACCCAGCGTCCTGGACGTCCTGCGCGAGAGGCAGCTCCGCCTCCCGCAGGACATCTCCGTGATCGCCGTGTGCCCACCGAGCATCGCCGAGCAACAGGCCGCTCCACTCAGCTCGATCGACGTCCCGGCACAGTCGATCGGCGCCACGGCCGTGGAGATGGCCGTGGCCGCACTCCGTGGCGAGGGAGCCCCCGAGACGCGCCTCGTCCGCGCCGAACTCACCGACCGCGCCAGCACAAGCGCACCGCTGGCCTGA
- a CDS encoding GH1 family beta-glucosidase, with amino-acid sequence MTRTFPPDFVWGSATAAYQVEGAAAEGGRGPSIWDVFSHTPGTTLNGDTGDVAIDHYHRMRADVALMAELGLGAYRFSVSWPRVQPGGRGEPNAEGLAFYSALVDALVEHGITPVVTLYHWDLPAELQTTGGWTNRESAYAFAEYARIVARALGDRVQMWTTLNEPWCAAFLGYASGVHAPGITDPVAALQAAHHLNLAHGLAATAIRAELGPDTKVSVTLNTHVNRPADPDHPGDVDAVRRLDAVGNRIFLDPMLRGHYPDDLLADVAHLTDFSFVHEGDAELICQPLDLLGVNYYCTGAARQFRGGVRESSTAHGDSEHSPWVGADDVEFLPMPGPHTAMGWNIDPSGLAELLHRLHDEYGVPLMVTENGAAFDDRVGADGTVHDSDRIAYLHGHIDAVGQAREAGVDVRGYFVWSLFDNFEWAYGYERRFGIVRVDYDTQQRTRKDSAHWYARLVASGELPVPQS; translated from the coding sequence ATGACCCGCACCTTCCCACCCGACTTCGTCTGGGGCTCGGCCACGGCCGCCTACCAGGTGGAAGGAGCTGCGGCCGAGGGAGGTCGCGGCCCGTCCATCTGGGACGTCTTCTCCCACACCCCGGGCACCACGCTGAACGGTGATACCGGTGACGTGGCGATCGACCACTACCACCGGATGCGTGCGGACGTCGCCCTGATGGCCGAGCTCGGCCTGGGCGCGTATCGCTTCTCGGTCTCCTGGCCGCGGGTGCAGCCCGGCGGGCGCGGAGAGCCGAACGCCGAGGGGCTGGCGTTCTACTCCGCCCTGGTCGATGCACTCGTGGAGCATGGCATCACCCCGGTGGTGACGCTCTACCACTGGGACCTGCCGGCCGAGCTGCAGACCACCGGCGGGTGGACCAACCGGGAGAGCGCATACGCCTTCGCCGAGTACGCCCGGATCGTCGCCCGGGCGCTCGGTGACCGCGTGCAGATGTGGACCACGCTGAACGAACCGTGGTGCGCCGCCTTCCTCGGCTATGCCTCCGGCGTGCACGCCCCGGGCATCACCGACCCGGTGGCGGCCCTGCAGGCCGCGCACCACCTCAACCTGGCACACGGCCTGGCTGCCACGGCGATCCGCGCCGAGCTCGGACCGGACACGAAGGTGTCGGTGACCCTGAACACCCACGTGAACCGCCCGGCGGACCCAGACCACCCCGGTGACGTGGACGCCGTGCGGCGACTGGACGCCGTCGGGAATCGGATCTTCCTCGACCCGATGCTGCGCGGGCACTATCCGGACGACCTGCTCGCTGACGTCGCCCACCTCACCGACTTCTCCTTCGTGCACGAGGGCGACGCCGAGCTGATCTGTCAGCCGCTCGACCTGCTCGGGGTGAACTACTACTGCACCGGGGCGGCCCGCCAGTTCCGTGGCGGAGTGCGGGAGAGCTCGACTGCGCATGGCGACTCCGAGCACAGCCCGTGGGTCGGCGCGGACGACGTGGAGTTCCTCCCGATGCCGGGCCCGCACACCGCGATGGGGTGGAACATCGACCCGTCCGGGCTCGCCGAGCTGCTGCACCGGCTGCATGACGAGTACGGCGTGCCGCTGATGGTCACCGAGAACGGTGCCGCCTTCGACGACCGGGTGGGTGCCGATGGCACGGTGCACGACTCCGACCGGATCGCCTACCTGCACGGCCACATCGACGCCGTCGGGCAGGCCCGGGAAGCCGGGGTGGACGTGCGCGGCTACTTCGTGTGGTCCCTCTTCGACAACTTCGAGTGGGCCTACGGCTACGAGCGGCGGTTCGGGATCGTCCGGGTGGACTACGACACCCAGCAGCGGACCCGCAAGGACTCGGCGCACTGGTACGCGCGCCTGGTCGCGAGCGGGGAACTGCCGGTGCCGCAGAGTTGA
- a CDS encoding carbohydrate ABC transporter permease → MTASTAEPVQQTAPVPPPSRRRRRSIRRGQTLAPLIFIAAAVVLFALFFVWPGVFGFIYSLSDYRGFGSPDIIGFDNYTLLFGDPEFYSALGRTFLFVGLSVPLHYAIPLGLAVLLTTKLARGQTVARAVFFLPWLISPIVNGVIWRWLFGENFGFFNYFLSLFGIGPVQWQTNGELALVVVLIAGTWGGTAFTMLLFIAALRNIPRSYLEAAAIDGATRAQRFFRITMPLLAPTTFLVVLLTTIGGMKEFAMIQALNGGGPGTENVLMVQYIYRTGFERGDIGYASAASMVLMLILIVIALIQMRFDRKDVQ, encoded by the coding sequence ATGACTGCGTCCACCGCCGAGCCGGTTCAGCAGACCGCGCCGGTGCCCCCGCCTTCCCGACGTCGGCGTCGATCGATCCGCCGTGGTCAGACCCTCGCACCGCTGATCTTCATCGCCGCCGCCGTGGTGCTGTTCGCGCTGTTCTTCGTGTGGCCGGGCGTCTTCGGCTTCATCTACTCGCTCTCCGACTACCGCGGCTTCGGCAGCCCGGACATCATCGGGTTCGACAACTACACCCTGTTGTTCGGTGATCCCGAGTTCTACAGCGCGCTCGGGCGGACCTTCCTCTTCGTCGGGCTCTCCGTGCCGCTGCACTATGCGATCCCGCTCGGTCTCGCGGTACTGCTCACCACCAAGCTCGCCCGCGGTCAGACCGTGGCGCGCGCCGTCTTCTTTCTTCCCTGGCTCATCTCGCCGATCGTCAACGGTGTGATCTGGCGGTGGCTGTTCGGGGAGAACTTCGGCTTCTTCAACTACTTCCTGTCCCTCTTCGGGATCGGGCCGGTGCAGTGGCAGACCAACGGTGAGCTCGCTCTCGTGGTGGTGCTGATCGCCGGGACCTGGGGTGGGACCGCGTTCACGATGCTGTTGTTCATCGCGGCCTTGCGAAACATCCCCCGGTCCTACCTGGAGGCGGCAGCCATCGACGGCGCCACCAGGGCCCAGCGCTTTTTCCGGATCACCATGCCGTTGCTGGCGCCGACGACGTTCCTGGTGGTCCTGCTGACCACGATCGGCGGCATGAAGGAGTTCGCGATGATCCAGGCGCTCAACGGCGGCGGTCCGGGTACCGAGAACGTGCTGATGGTGCAGTACATCTACCGGACCGGGTTCGAACGCGGGGACATCGGCTACGCCAGTGCAGCATCGATGGTGCTGATGCTGATCCTCATCGTGATCGCGCTGATCCAGATGCGCTTCGACCGGAAGGACGTCCAGTGA
- a CDS encoding GNAT family N-acetyltransferase, whose protein sequence is MTTARIRPAHAGDAAALHALHTATWREAYADLLPEHVFEARERDGLPAWEHRLTDMAGPSVWLAHRDGEPVGFAWAEAAGTGQVRALELAALYVRASEYGQGTAANLLQLATGDAPCMLWVAQDNPRALAFYRKHGFEADGAARRVDAWGNLAVVRMVR, encoded by the coding sequence ATGACGACGGCACGGATCCGACCAGCGCACGCCGGGGACGCTGCCGCCCTGCACGCGCTGCACACCGCCACCTGGCGGGAGGCGTACGCCGATCTCCTGCCGGAGCACGTGTTCGAGGCACGCGAGCGGGACGGGCTGCCAGCCTGGGAGCACCGACTCACCGATATGGCCGGCCCGTCGGTCTGGCTGGCTCATCGGGACGGTGAGCCGGTCGGGTTCGCGTGGGCGGAGGCAGCGGGGACGGGGCAGGTCCGGGCCCTCGAGCTCGCTGCACTGTATGTGCGCGCCAGCGAGTACGGGCAGGGGACGGCAGCGAACCTGCTCCAACTGGCCACCGGCGATGCCCCGTGCATGCTCTGGGTCGCGCAGGACAATCCGCGGGCCTTGGCGTTCTATCGCAAACACGGCTTCGAGGCCGACGGTGCCGCACGCCGCGTCGACGCGTGGGGCAACCTTGCTGTGGTGCGGATGGTCCGCTAG
- a CDS encoding glutamate-cysteine ligase family protein, whose amino-acid sequence MGDEITTHTFSREQRQRYREKVRRCLDVFEDMLGSHHFADAPSRSGLEIELNLVDAQYQPAMRNAQVLDEIADPAFQTELARYNIELNVPPAELPGESVLELEQRLRKHLNVAEERAGKHGIAIAMIGILPTLRPEHLTGNWMSANPRYQALEEAVFAARREDLDLDISGPEPLRMTTGTIAPESACTSVQLHLQVSPNEFAAHWNAAQLLAGPQLALGANSPYLFGKQLWAETRTELFLQATDTRSPELRNQGVRPPVFFGDGWITSIFDLFEENVRFFPALLPECTDEDPEAELAAGRTPRLQELRLHNGTVYRWNRPIYDVVDGEAHLRVENRVLPAGPTVVDILANAAFYYGALEMLAREERPAWTRISFAAAHGNFTNGARDGVEAQMYWPGYGEVPWDELVLRHLLPLAAEGLALRGVSPSVIDRYLPIIEGRCKWRRNGAWWQTETVAALERRGLDRTEALTEMLRHYLDGMHSNEPVHTWEVPA is encoded by the coding sequence ATGGGCGATGAGATCACCACGCACACGTTCTCCCGCGAACAGCGTCAGCGGTATCGCGAGAAGGTCCGGCGCTGCCTCGACGTATTCGAGGACATGCTCGGCAGCCACCACTTCGCGGATGCACCTTCGCGCAGCGGACTCGAGATCGAGCTGAACCTCGTCGATGCCCAGTACCAGCCGGCGATGCGGAACGCGCAGGTGCTCGACGAGATCGCCGACCCTGCCTTCCAGACCGAGCTCGCCCGGTACAACATCGAGCTGAACGTGCCGCCGGCGGAACTCCCTGGCGAGTCGGTGCTCGAGCTGGAACAGCGGCTGCGCAAGCACCTCAACGTCGCGGAGGAACGGGCGGGGAAGCACGGCATCGCGATCGCCATGATCGGGATCCTGCCGACCTTGCGCCCCGAGCACCTGACCGGCAACTGGATGAGCGCCAACCCGCGCTACCAAGCCCTCGAGGAAGCTGTCTTCGCCGCCCGCCGGGAGGACCTCGATCTGGACATCTCCGGACCGGAGCCGTTGCGGATGACCACCGGCACGATCGCCCCGGAGTCGGCCTGCACCTCGGTCCAGCTGCACCTGCAGGTCTCCCCGAACGAGTTCGCCGCACACTGGAACGCCGCCCAGCTGCTCGCCGGTCCGCAGCTCGCCCTCGGCGCGAACTCGCCGTACCTGTTCGGCAAGCAGCTGTGGGCCGAGACCCGCACCGAGCTGTTCCTGCAGGCCACCGACACCCGCTCCCCCGAGCTGCGCAACCAGGGCGTCCGCCCGCCGGTGTTCTTCGGCGACGGGTGGATCACCTCGATCTTCGACCTGTTCGAAGAGAACGTGCGTTTCTTCCCGGCGCTGCTGCCCGAGTGCACCGACGAGGACCCGGAGGCCGAGCTGGCGGCCGGGCGGACGCCACGCCTGCAGGAGCTACGCCTGCACAACGGCACGGTATATCGGTGGAATCGCCCGATCTACGACGTGGTCGACGGCGAGGCACACCTGCGCGTGGAGAACCGGGTGCTTCCTGCCGGTCCGACCGTGGTGGACATCCTCGCGAACGCCGCCTTCTACTACGGCGCGTTGGAGATGCTCGCCCGGGAGGAGCGCCCCGCTTGGACCCGGATCTCCTTCGCCGCTGCCCACGGCAACTTCACCAACGGCGCGCGGGACGGCGTCGAGGCGCAGATGTACTGGCCGGGCTATGGCGAGGTGCCCTGGGACGAGCTGGTGCTGCGGCACCTGCTGCCCCTGGCCGCGGAGGGGCTGGCGCTGCGCGGGGTCTCCCCGAGCGTGATCGATCGCTATCTGCCGATCATCGAGGGGCGCTGCAAGTGGCGCCGGAACGGGGCGTGGTGGCAGACCGAGACCGTTGCCGCCCTGGAGCGCCGCGGGCTCGACCGCACCGAGGCGCTCACCGAGATGCTGCGCCACTACCTCGACGGGATGCACTCCAACGAGCCGGTGCACACCTGGGAGGTCCCCGCCTGA
- the yicI gene encoding alpha-xylosidase, whose amino-acid sequence MKFTDGYWQTLPGVEILRPRDVESVVDGGDHLLVYASTVPLRHRGDTLNRPMITIRVDAPAEGVIGVRIEHFRGVRDRGPHFALASTGAAAEVHLPEGGPATLTSGGLTARVATDGPWRLELVRADGSVLTESTDRGTAVISTPDGPFVREQHSLGIGEHLYGLGERFGPLVKNGQSIDVWNADGGTASEQAYKNVPFHLSDRGYGVFVDHPERVSYEIATEVASRTQFSVAGQHLQYYVIDGPDPKDVLRRYTALTGRPAAVPTWSYGLWLSTSFTTDYDEATVTSFIEGMAERDLPLSVFHFDCFWMRQFHWSDFVWDPVTFPDPEGMLARLHERDLKVCVWINPYIAQRSHLFAEGAEKGYLVTTPSGDVWQWDMWQAGMGLVDFTNPDAWAWYQDKLRVLLRQGVDAFKTDFGERIPTDVLWHDGSDPQRMHNYYAQLYNQCVFELLEDERGAGDAVVFARSATAGGQQFPVHWGGDCESTFTAMAESLRGGLSLAASGFGFWSHDIGGFEGTPDPAVFKRWVAFGLLSSHSRLHGSSSYRVPWAFDDEAVHVTRRFTHLKHRLMPYLARAGQFASSDGVPVMRPMMLDFPGDRSVVAADTQYLLGGDLLVAPVLHESTAEYYVPAGTWTQVLTGQTVTGPRWVREEHAFDSVPLLARPGSVIAFGSRTDRPDYAYADGVELHVFEPADGSELIVEVPTPDGAGCAAEFTVRRSGDLIEATLTRGSSPAWALVHRGVRCEADGARASIDLSAEIDPGSTR is encoded by the coding sequence ATGAAGTTCACCGATGGCTACTGGCAGACGCTTCCGGGTGTGGAGATCCTCCGTCCCCGTGATGTGGAGTCGGTGGTCGACGGCGGGGATCACCTCCTCGTGTACGCCTCCACCGTGCCACTGCGTCATCGTGGCGACACGTTGAACCGGCCGATGATCACGATCCGCGTGGATGCTCCGGCCGAGGGCGTGATCGGTGTGCGGATCGAGCATTTCCGCGGTGTGCGCGACCGTGGCCCGCACTTCGCGCTTGCTTCCACCGGTGCCGCCGCTGAGGTGCACCTCCCGGAGGGCGGGCCGGCCACGCTCACCTCCGGCGGGTTGACCGCCCGAGTGGCCACCGACGGTCCGTGGCGCCTGGAACTGGTGCGCGCCGACGGCTCCGTGCTCACCGAGTCGACAGACCGCGGTACCGCGGTGATCAGCACACCGGACGGACCATTCGTGCGTGAGCAGCACTCCCTCGGTATCGGCGAGCACCTGTACGGTCTCGGCGAACGGTTCGGCCCGCTGGTCAAGAACGGGCAGAGCATCGACGTCTGGAACGCCGACGGCGGGACGGCCTCGGAGCAGGCGTACAAGAACGTGCCGTTCCACCTCTCCGACCGCGGCTACGGCGTCTTCGTGGACCACCCCGAACGGGTCTCCTATGAGATTGCCACCGAGGTCGCCTCCCGTACGCAGTTCTCCGTGGCCGGTCAGCACCTGCAGTACTACGTCATCGACGGGCCCGACCCGAAGGACGTGCTGCGTCGCTACACCGCGCTCACCGGCCGGCCTGCCGCGGTGCCCACCTGGTCCTACGGGTTGTGGCTGTCCACCTCGTTCACCACCGACTACGACGAGGCCACCGTCACCTCCTTCATCGAGGGCATGGCCGAGCGTGACCTGCCGCTCTCGGTCTTCCACTTCGACTGCTTCTGGATGCGCCAGTTCCACTGGAGCGACTTCGTCTGGGACCCGGTGACCTTCCCGGATCCGGAAGGCATGCTTGCCCGGTTGCACGAACGCGACCTGAAGGTCTGCGTCTGGATCAACCCCTACATTGCCCAGCGCTCCCACCTGTTCGCCGAAGGCGCCGAGAAGGGCTATCTGGTCACGACGCCGTCGGGAGATGTGTGGCAGTGGGACATGTGGCAGGCCGGGATGGGCCTGGTGGACTTCACCAATCCCGACGCCTGGGCCTGGTACCAGGACAAGCTGCGGGTGCTGCTGCGCCAGGGCGTGGACGCCTTCAAGACCGACTTCGGCGAACGGATCCCCACCGACGTCCTCTGGCACGACGGCTCCGACCCGCAGCGGATGCACAACTACTACGCCCAGCTGTACAACCAGTGCGTCTTCGAGCTCCTCGAGGACGAGCGCGGCGCGGGCGATGCGGTGGTCTTCGCACGGTCCGCGACCGCCGGCGGCCAGCAGTTCCCGGTGCACTGGGGCGGCGACTGCGAGTCGACGTTCACCGCCATGGCAGAGTCCCTCCGCGGCGGACTGTCGCTGGCCGCCTCCGGTTTCGGCTTCTGGAGCCACGACATCGGCGGCTTCGAGGGCACCCCCGACCCGGCCGTGTTCAAGCGCTGGGTGGCCTTCGGTCTGCTCTCCTCGCACAGCCGCCTGCACGGGTCGAGCTCGTACCGGGTGCCCTGGGCGTTCGACGACGAAGCGGTCCACGTGACCCGGCGCTTCACCCACCTCAAGCACCGCCTGATGCCCTACCTCGCCCGCGCCGGGCAGTTCGCCTCGTCCGACGGGGTCCCGGTGATGCGCCCGATGATGCTGGACTTCCCCGGCGACCGGAGCGTGGTCGCCGCCGACACCCAGTACCTGCTCGGCGGCGACCTGCTGGTAGCCCCGGTGCTGCACGAGAGCACTGCCGAGTACTACGTCCCAGCGGGCACCTGGACCCAGGTGCTCACCGGCCAGACCGTGACCGGGCCGCGCTGGGTGCGTGAGGAGCACGCGTTCGACTCGGTCCCGCTGCTCGCCCGGCCCGGCAGCGTCATCGCCTTCGGCTCCCGCACCGACCGGCCGGACTATGCCTACGCCGACGGTGTGGAACTGCACGTCTTCGAGCCGGCTGACGGTTCCGAGCTGATCGTCGAGGTGCCCACGCCCGACGGCGCAGGGTGCGCTGCCGAGTTCACCGTGCGCCGGTCCGGGGACCTGATCGAGGCCACCCTCACCCGCGGATCCAGCCCGGCCTGGGCTCTGGTGCACCGCGGGGTGCGCTGCGAGGCCGACGGCGCCAGGGCGTCCATCGACCTGTCTGCCGAGATCGACCCCGGGAGCACCCGATGA